In a single window of the Dreissena polymorpha isolate Duluth1 chromosome 3, UMN_Dpol_1.0, whole genome shotgun sequence genome:
- the LOC127871407 gene encoding uncharacterized protein LOC127871407 — translation MNLGTVCVLFATLSCVNVLNFEKNKSPMEVKPENYTDSVLIEYDGTIEEAQEFGKQNNLQFMRQVVRSFYEFRVVGAKQRSTSPVNIDLKRLTERDNKVKGLEQQKVRFMRKKNVLRDKIFSNRTDVNHQRFRRAITVSDAQWSNQWHLQTSQHPSMGVQNAWNKGFNGSGITMAIVDDGIDTSHSDVNYDATLSYNFNHNIADPNHVLAGDGHGTSCAGVAAALKNTECVIGTAFEAKIAGPRRQGCHLCLGFWEWRLC, via the exons ATGAATTTAGGAACAGTATGCGTTCTTTTTGCGACGTTATCGTGCGTAAATGTATTAAACTTCGAAAAAAATAAATCTCCAATGGAAGTCAAACCAGAAAATTATACGGACAGCGTGCTTATTGAATACGATGGAACTATTGAAGAGGCTCAAGAGTTTGGAAAACAAAACAATCTGCAGTTCATGCGACAA GTTGTGCGTAGTTTCTACGAGTTCAGAGTGGTTGGTGCAAAGCAGAGGTCTACTTCCCCTGTGAACATTGATTTAAAGAGACTTACAGAACGCGACAATAAG gtGAAGGGTTTGGAGCAGCAGAAAGTCCGGTTTATGCGGAAAAAAAACGTTCTCCGTGACAAAATATTCAGTAATCGAACAGACGTGAATCATCAACGATTTCGAAGAGCTATCACTGTCAGCGATGCTCAGTGGTCAAATCAATGGCATTTA CAAACTAGCCAACACCCATCTATGGGGGTTCAAAACGCTTGGAACAAAGGGTTCAACGGAAGTGGTATTACAATGGCGATAGTGGACGATGGTATCGATACTTCTCACAGCGACGTCAATTAT GATGCAACCCTTAGTTACAACTTCAATCACAACATCGCTGACCCAAACCACGTTCTCGCAGGAGACGG ACATGGGACAAGTTGCGCCGGTGTCGCAGCCGCATTGAAGAACACAGAATGCGTTATTGGAACAGCATTCGAGGCCAAAATAGCTG GGCCGAGGCGGCAAGGGTGCCATTTATGTTTGGGCTTCTGGGAATGGCGGTTATGTTGA
- the LOC127871406 gene encoding furin-like, producing MAAAYSGDSRSNETDQDITTTGPSNTCVNDFDGTSAACPLAAGIIALTLQANNALTWRDIQHIIVETSVTDGLNIEFFSNGAGKKVNSYVGFGLMNAENMVDAAASWKTVPPAISCYASSTVWKSNILSGLITDRVDLSACKVLYTEHVTIKVNFQSAYRGATIINLQSPNLTEKNVLSNRDNDIDANEITWTFMTVHFWGESAAGSWIISLFDVYDVNVVNLYGWEITVYGTVTDPLEGAPSESSAMATGLTVGIIVGSVVASLIVG from the exons ATGGCTGCCGCGTACAGTGGAGACAGTCGCAGCAATGAAACTGATCAGGACATC ACTACGACTGGTCCATCTAACACGTGTGTGAACGATTTCGATGGCACTTCTGCCGCTTGTCCCTTGGCGGCAGGAATCATAGCACTCACGTTACAAGCAAA TAACGCCCTCACGTGGAGAGATATTCAGCATATAATCGTCGAAACATCTGTAACCGATGGGCTTAATATCGAGTTCTTTAGTAATGGGGCTGGAAAAAAAG TGAATTCATATGTTGGCTTCGGCCTGATGAATGCAGAGAATATGGTAGATGCTGCCGCCAGTTGGAAAACAGTACCGCCTGCCATCTCGTGCTACGCTTCGTCAACAGTATGGAA GTCAAACATATTAAGCGGCCTGATCACAGATAGAGTGGACCTGAGCGCATGTAAAGTGCTCTACACGGAGCACGTGACCATCAAAGTTAACTTTCAGTCCGCTTACAGAGGAGCTACAATTATAAATCTGCAATCGCCCAACTTAACTGAAAAAAACGTTCTTAG cAATCGTGATAATGACATCGACGCTAACGAGATAACTTGGACCTTTATGACGGTCCATTTCTGGGGTGAAAGCGCCGCAGGCTCATGGATTATAAGTCTGTTTGATGTCTATGACGTAAATG TCGTGAACCTCTACGGATGGGAAATTACAGTGTACGGCACCGTCACAGACCCATTAGAAGGAGCGCCGTCAG AGTCCTCAGCCATGGCCACTGGCCTAACTGTCGGAATCATCGTCGGCTCTGTCGTAGCCTCGTTAATTGTTGGATAG